A single window of Salvia splendens isolate huo1 chromosome 8, SspV2, whole genome shotgun sequence DNA harbors:
- the LOC121745287 gene encoding pentatricopeptide repeat-containing protein At2g41720-like, whose amino-acid sequence MATLYHHQPLFHHRKRPHPAPNTITSTIHCSKLKNSDPYKEIKQAQVDYDAGTHRLHTSISGLRKSDLPKRNRLRVEGDRFQKDWSLSEVVDMVLKLHHWEDIESVLNRWAGRFARKNFPLLIRELTNTGSIEHSIQVFNWMKNQKNYSARNDIYNMMIRLHARHNRVDQARGLFFEMQKWRCKPDVETYNSLIHAHGRAGQWRWGMNIMEDMLRAAIPPSRSTYNNLINACGSSGNWREALKLCKKMTDNGVGPDLVTHNIILSAYKTGSQYAKALSYFELMKSTHVRPDTTTFNIVIHCLAKLGNYEEAIKVFNAMREKRSECSPDIVTYTSIMHMYSSCGQVENCHSVFNIMVAGGLKPNIVSYNALLGAYASLGLSEEASSVFSEMKQNGFLPDVVSFTSLLNAFGRSEQPWKAKEVFDLMRKNNCKPNLVTYNALIDAYGSNGFLAEAVDLLREMEQAGLQPNVVSISTLLAACGRCCQHVKIDSVLKAAKLRGIKLNTIAYNSAIGSYMNVGEYEKALGLYRNMKEKRVRPDSVTYNILISGCCKMSKYSEALEFLFEMRDMNIPLSKEVYSSAICSYSRQGQLVEAESMFNMMKEDGLQPDVIAYTAMLHAYSVAEHWEEALAVFQEMELNNVQPDSVACAALMRAFNRGGQPGKALLLAELMREKDIPYIDAVLFEMVSACTILREWKTLTEVIEIMGTSLPSISVGTLNHLLHSFGKVGKIDTMMKLFLKIVSSRGEADSTTYAVLLKNLLAAGNWRKYIEVMQWMDGAGVPHSAQMYKDLQFLAQTSSGTMNAAAMREKLESWKEKYGHSTAEGKINPPLHTNALITSTNVSGAKS is encoded by the exons CAGCCCCTCTTCCACCACCGGAAAAGACCTCACCCCGCCCCAAACACCATCACATCAACAATCCATTGCTCCAAATTGAAGAATTCCGACCCATATAAGGAAATTAAGCAGGCGCAAGTCGACTACGATGCCGGGACCCATAGGTTGCATACCTCCATCTCCGGACTGAGGAAGTCCGACCTCCCCAAAAGAAACCGTTTGCGGGTGGAGGGCGACCGCTTTCAGAAGGACTGGAGCCTATCGGAGGTTGTCGACATGGTTCTTAAGCTTCACCACTGGGAAGATATCGAGAGCGTGCTCAACCGGTGGGCCGGCCGCTTTGCACGCAAGAATTTTCCGCTTCTCATTAGG GAATTGACCAATACCGGTTCTATAGAGCATAGCATCCAAGTTTTTaattggatgaagaaccaaaaAAACTACTCTGCAAGAAATGATATTTACAACATGATGATTAGGTTGCATGCAAGGCATAATCGTGTTGACCAGGCACGTGGCCTATTTTTTGAGATGCAAAAATGGAG GTGCAAGCCTGATGTTGAAACCTACAATTCTCTCATTCATGCTCATGGGCGTGCTGGTCAATGGCGGTGGGGAATGAATATTATGGAAGACATGCTTCGTGCTGCT ATTCCTCCAAGTAGATCAACTTATAACAATCTGATTAATGCATGCGGATCAAGTGGTAATTGGAGGGAGGCTCTGAAACTCTGTAAGAAGATGACAGATAATGGAGTTGGGCCTGATCTGGTAACTCAcaatatcattctatctgcaTATAAAACTGGATCACAGTATGCAAAAGCACTCTCTTATTTTGAGCTAATGAAGAGTACCCATGTTCGCCCTGACACTACAACATTTAATATTGTGATACACTGTCTGGCTAAACTGGGAAATTATGAAGAAGCTATTAAAGTTTTCAATGCAATGAGAGAGAAAAGATCAGAATGTTCTCCTGATATTGTGACTTATACAAGTATTATGCATATGTACTCTAGCTGCGGGCAGGTTGAAAATTGTCATTCAGTTTTCAACATAATGGTTGCAGGAGGTCTAAAACCTAATATTGTCTCATATAATGCATTACTTGGGGCATATGCCTCACTTGGTCTGAGCGAAGAGGCATCATCAGTTTTCAGTGAGATGAAACAGAATGGCTTCCTCCCAGATGTTGTATCCTTCACTTCTTTACTCAACGCTTTTGGAAGATCAGAACAGCCGTGGAAGGCCAAGGAAGTATTTGATCTGATGAGGAAAAACAATTGCAAACCAAATTTGGTGACTTACAATGCTCTGATTGATGCCTATGGATCAAATGGATTTCTAGCTGAGGCTGTGGATCTGCTGCGTGAAATGGAGCAAGCCGGTCTACAACCAAATGTTGTTTCAATTAGTACATTGTTGGCAGCTTGTGGCCGTTGCTGTCAACATGTGAAGATTGATTCCGTACTAAAAGCTGCTAAGTTGCGAGGCATAAAATTGAATACCATTGCGTACAACTCTGCTATTGGAAGTTATATGAATGTTGGGGAATATGAGAAAGCTTTGGGTCTATACAGGAACATGAAGGAAAAGAGAGTTAGACCTGATTCTGTtacttataatattttaataagtggCTGTTGCAAGATGTCAAAGTACAGTGAGGCACTAGAGTTTCTTTTTGAAATGAGGGATATGAATATTCCTCTGTCAAAAGAGGTGTATTCTTCTGCAATATGCTCATATAGTCGACAG GGTCAACTTGTTGAAGCCGAGTCAATGTTCAACATGATGAAAGAAGATGGTTTGCAACCAGATGTCATTGCATATACGGCTATGCTGCATGCTTATAGTGTTGCTG AACACTGGGAGGAAGCTTTGGCAGTGTTTCAAGAAATGGAGCTTAATAATGTCCAGCCAGACTCAGTAGCTTGTGCAGCCCTTATGAGAGCCTTCAACCGAGGGGGTCAACCAGGCAAAGCCTTGCTTCTTGCTGAGCttatgagagagaaagatatTCCTTATATTGATGCAGTGTTATTTGAAATGGTTTCTGCCTGTACCAT CTTGCGAGAGTGGAAGACCTTAACTGAAGTTATCGAAATAATGGGAACTTCTCTTCCTAGTATCTCGGTTGGAACTCTTAACCATCTTCTTCATTCTTTCGGAAAAGTAGGAAAGATTGACACCATGATGAAG CTGTTCCTGAAGATAGtttcatcacgtggagaagctgACTCGACTACCTATGCAGTATTATTGAAGAACCTTTTAGCTGCTGGGAATTGGAGAAAATATATTGAG GTGATGCAGTGGATGGATGGTGCAGGAGTTCCACATTCTGCTCAAATGTACAAGGACTTGCAATTTCTTGCTCAAACAAGTAGTGGAACTATGAATGCTGCAGCCATGAGGGAGAAATTAG AATCCTGGAAGGAAAAATATGGTCATTCAACTGCAGAAGGCAAAATTAATCCTCCCCTGCACACTAATGCGTTGATCACCAGCACAAATGTATCTGGCGCCAAATCATAG
- the LOC121743402 gene encoding cytochrome b561 and DOMON domain-containing protein At5g47530-like: protein MFRPALIPSLLLFLSFYTSSSHAQSCTNYTFTANQIFSHCADLPNLNSFLHWNYDESTKTANIAYRHVAVATSRWVAWAINPTGRGMIGAQALVAFQKSDGTMRAYTSPVNSYQAQLAEGDLSFPVSDLSATYAANEYTIFATLKLDNVSSALSQVWQEGPLSAYSPAQHPTSGANVLSAGNFNLLSGQTGRTSGAIIDSRTKKKNIHGVLNSVSWGILLPIGGITARYLKVFPAADPTWFYLHALFQSSGYITGVARWITGLQLGRQSAGITYTAHRIIGIVIFCLATLQVTALLLRPKKEHKLRFYWNVYHHFIGYSVIVLSIINIFKGFNILHPDQKWRTAYVGVLTGLAALAAILEICTWYVVLKRKKSSRPDKMSNGSHGYNGYGARGQDRV from the exons ATGTTTAGGCCTGCCTTAATCCCCTCTCTCCTCTTATTCCTCTCTTTCTACACATCCTCATCCCACGCACAATCATGCACCAACTACACCTTCACCGCCAACCAGATATTCAGCCACTGCGCCGATCTCCCTAACCTCAACTCCTTCCTCCACTGGAACTACGACGAATCCACCAAAACGGCCAATATCGCGTACCGGCACGTGGCGGTGGCAACGTCGAGATGGGTGGCGTGGGCGATCAACCCTACCGGCAGAGGGATGATCGGAGCGCAGGCGCTCGTAGCGTTCCAGAAATCAGACGGCACCATGAGGGCGTACACGTCGCCGGTGAACAGCTACCAGGCTCAGCTGGCGGAGGGGGATTTGAGCTTTCCGGTTTCCGACTTGTCAGCGACTTATGCCGCGAATGAGTACACCATCTTTGCCACGCTCAAGCTTGATAATGTAAGCTCTGCCTTGAGCCAAGTCTGGCAGGAAGGCCCCCTCTCCGCGTATTCCCCGGCGCAACATCCCACCTCCGGCGCCAATGTCCTGTCCGCCGGGAACTTCAATCTTCTCTCCGGACAGACTGGGAGAACGTCGGGAGCCATCATCGACTCCCGCACCAAGAAAAAGAAT ATTCACGGAGTTCTGAACTCGGTGAGTTGGGGAATACTACTGCCAATCGGTGGTATCACAGCGAGGTACCTGAAAGTATTTCCGGCAGCCGACCCAACATGGTTTTACCTTCACGCTCTTTTCCAGAGCTCGGGCTACATCACCGGAGTGGCACGGTGGATCACCGGCCTCCAGCTCGGGAGGCAGTCGGCTGGAATCACATACACGGCTCACAGGATCATCGGCATTGTCATCTTCTGCCTGGCGACCCTGCAGGTGACTGCTCTGCTTCTGAGGCCGAAGAAGGAGCACAAACTGAGATTCTACTGGAATGTGTACCACCACTTCATTGGGTACTCTGTTATAGTCCTCAGCATCATCAACATTTTCAAGGGCTTCAACATCCTACATCCTGACCAGAAATGGAGGACTGCCTACGTCGGGGTCTTGACCGGCCTGGCTGCTCTCGCTGCCATTCTCGAGATCTGCACATGGTATGTTGTCCTGAAGAGGAAGAAGTCGAGCCGCCCTGACAAGATGTCAAATGGAAGCCATGGCTATAATGGATATGGTGCACGTGGTCAAGATAGGGTTTGA